A stretch of Elephas maximus indicus isolate mEleMax1 chromosome 20, mEleMax1 primary haplotype, whole genome shotgun sequence DNA encodes these proteins:
- the LOC126063623 gene encoding putative serine protease 45, translated as MAPSQVHGSKDQSRGRLGEGTPSSTWGSVRDSRGSVTCCGCCHVLRVPSRVWDDVTCWSSQICLRSWHLQSLMAASLSRRSAGPSVSRLLVLNCRLLLLLLLLPPLNLGYKEDKTMPGTVVPKVCGKPWWSDVGRHWPWEVSLRVKHEHVCGGALIDPSWVMTAAHCIQGTREYSVMLGTSKLQPVDFTGVLLIPVRDIILHPKYWGRTFIMGDVALLQLHIPATLSEYVQPICLPEPNFHLRVGTQCWVTGWGQIKQRFSANSTLTPELQEAEVFIMDNKRCDRIYHKKSLFPRIIPLVLEDMICATNYGENLCYGDSGGPLACEVEGKWILAGVLSWEKACAKAQNPGVYIRVTKYSKWIKKQLDRALSGPRASTWLLLLSRLLQPQMGP; from the exons ATGGCGCCATCACAGGTCCACGGCTCCAAGGATCAGTCACGAGGTAGGCTCGGAGAGGGGACGCCTTCAAGTACCTGGGGGAGTGTTCGGGACTCCAGAGGCTCCGTCACGTGCTGCGGGTGCTGTCACGTGCTCAGGGTGCCGTCACGTGTCTGGGACGACGTCACGTGCTGGAGTTCGCAGATCTGTCTCCGCAGTTGGCATCTCCAGAGCCTCATGGCTGCCTCGCTGTCCCGCCGCAGCGCCGGGCCCAGCGTCTCGAGGCTCTTGGTCCTGAACTGCCGtctcctgctcctgctgctgctgctgccgccccTGAACCTGG GTTACAAAGAGGACAAAACCATGCCAG GCACTGTTGTTCCTAAAGTTTGTGGCAAACCCTGGTGGTCGGACGTGGGCCGCCATTGGCCCTGGGAAGTGAGCCTGCGGGTGAAACACGAACACGTGTGTGGAGGGGCCCTCATTGACCCCAGCTGGGTGATGACTGCCGCCCACTGCATCCAAGG CACCAGAGAGTACTCGGTGATGCTCGGCACCTCCAAGCTGCAACCTGTGGACTTCACCGGGGTCCTCTTGATCCCGGTGAGGGACATCATTTTGCACCCCAAGTACTGGGGCCGGACCTTTATCATGGGTGATGTCGCCCTTCTCCAGCTTCACATTCCTGCCACCCTGAGTGAGTACGTGCAGCCCATCTGCCTGCCGGAGCCCAACTTCCACCTGAGGGTTGGGACACAGTGCTGGGTCACTGGCTGGGGCCAGATTAAGCAGCGTTTCTCAG CCAACTCCACATTGACCCCAGAGTTGCAGGAGGCTGAGGTCTTTATCATGGACAACAAGAGGTGTGACCGGATTTACCACAAGAAGTCCCTCTTCCCCCGTATTATCCCCCTTGTCCTGGAGGACATGATCTGTGCCACCAATTATGGAGAAAACTTGTGTTAT GGAGACTCTGGGGGGCCACTGGCCTGCGAAGTCGAGGGCAAATGGATTCTGGCTGGTGTGCTGTCCTGGGAAAAGGCCTGTGCCAAAGCGCAGAATCCAGGCGTGTACATCCGTGTCACCAAATACAGCAAATGGATCAAGAAGCAGCTTGACAGGGCTCTCTCAGGCCCCCGTGCCTCCACGTGGCTCCTACTCCTGTCCCGGCTGCTGCAGCCCCAGATGGGCCCCTga
- the LOC126063625 gene encoding serine protease 44-like, protein MASSTLARPSDDPAGHRLVPVSRQNREQGQQRPRGGATRRPEPLAVPMASPGGPLRGGGGGGPLALLILLLLLQTRLSEARAGAEGARGRSVPRSRSPLPSREGRQDPGARPQSPPPVGAQPSFGVPGSGGNVGDPSLVSVTPGCGHPTMRVVGGLPAVQKKWPWQVSLQINNVHLCGGSLISHRWVLTAAHCIFGHMEYTAKLGDIHVHHDSRMAVIVPVRDILIHEDFSLIGRITNDIALALLEFPVNYSSHIQPVCLPEKAFLVQADTECWVTGWGKLQESDESQDVPLILQEAEISVIRYEKCNEIFQYMLASSLDYVTAGVICGYSDQGKDSCQGDSGGPLVCEFNHTWMQVGIVSWGFGCGRKGMPGVYTEISYYKDWLASKLGQASSVDPAAFFILLLLLALPLGILMTL, encoded by the exons atggcctcatctacc CTGGCCCGCCCCTCCGACGACCCCGCGGGCCACCGCCTGGTCCCAGTTTCCCGCCAGAACCGAGAGCAGGGCCAGCAGCGGCCGCGAGGGGGCGCCACGAGAAGGCCCGAACCCCTGGCGGTGCCCATGGCGTCCCCGGGCGGCCCCctccgcggcggcggcggcggcggcccccTGGCTCTGTTGATTCTGCTCCTGCTCCTTCAGACCCGGCTCAGCGAGGCCCGGGCGGGCGCCGAGGGGGCTCGGGGCAGGTCGGTGCCGCGCTCCCGCTCCCCTCTCCCCTCGAGAGAGGGCCGCCAGGACCCTGGAGCGAGGCCGCAGAGCCCGCCACCTGTCGGGGCTCAGCCATCCTTCGGGGTCCCTGGGTCCGGTGGGAACGTGGGAGACCCCTCTTTGGTGTCGGTTACCCCAG GATGTGGCCATCCGACTATGAGGGTAGTTGGTGGACTACCCGCTGTGCAGAAGAAGTGGCCCTGGCAGGTGAGCCTGCAGATTAATAACGTACATTTATGTGGAGGCTCCCTCATCAGCCATCGTTGGGTGCTAACAGCTGCCCACTGCATATTTGG CCATATGGAATACACGGCGAAGCTTGGAGACATCCATGTGCATCATGACTCAAGAATGGCAGTCATTGTCCCAGTACGAGACATCCTAATCCACGAAGATTTTAGCCTCATCGGAAGAATCACAAATGATATTGCCCTTGCTCTGCTCGAATTCCCTGTGAATTACTCCTCGCACATCCAGCCTGTGTGCCTCCCTGAAAAGGCTTTCCTGGTGCAAGCTGATACGGAGTGCTGGGTGACCGGATGGGGCAAACTACAAGAAAGTG ATGAATCGCAGGACGTACCTCTTATACTTCAGGAAGCTGAGATAAGCGTTATTCGCTATGAGAAATGTAATGAGATTTTCCAGTATATGTTGGCAAGCTCTTTGGACTATGTCACGGCAGGGGTTATCTGTGGCTATAGCGACCAAGGAAAAGATTCCTGTCAG gGAGATTCTGGGGGACCCCTCGTCTGTGAATTTAACCACACCTGGATGCAGGTGGGGATTGTGAGCTGGGGCTTCGGCTGTGGTCGAAAAGGAATGCCTGGAGTTTATACGGAAATTAGTTACTATAAAGACTGGCTCGCCAGTAAGTTGGGTCAAGCTTCCTCTGTGGACCCAGCAGCTTTCTTCATCTTACTCCTGCTTCTGGCGCTGCCCTTGGGCATCCTGATGACCCTGTGA